Within Methanomicrobiales archaeon, the genomic segment CGTGGGTGTGGCCGGGTAGGGCGTCGCTACCGTTACATACGTATTCGTGGGAGCGGGAGTCGCGCTGCCGGACGTGGAGGGCGTGGTGGTCGCCGGTGGGAACCAGGGCGGTTGAACGCCACCTTTCTCGGCAGCGGTGCACCCTGCTGCCATGCACAGGACCCCCAGGAGAAGCAATGCCAGAACGATATGCCGAATCTGTGTCATCAGTGTATGATTTTGCAGAACCTTTATTTATGCTTTTACAAATTTAATATCAATATAAATAGGGATTTGCAGAAATTTATTACACAAAAATAAACTGATATCGAAACCATCAGGGTGAAAATACTGAATTGGACAATAATTTCCATCATTTCAAGAGTCGCCAGGCACTAAAGCATATCGCCTATCGTCAGTCTATGATTCAGAAATATCTGAGGATTACGATTATCCCATCATTAGTTGAATAACATCCCTCACCATCCCCGAATCCTGCCGATTAGTTCCCCTCTTCTCTTTAACCTCTCCTAAATCCCTTGATTCATCGTCATTTTTCTTCTCTCTTTGGAGAGCTGCCGCTAGGAGGATGACCCATGTATGGTGAGGAGCTGCGGGAGGTTGTAAGAGAAACAGCAGAAGAGCATCTTCACATGAACTCTTGCACAGGTGGTGACGAGCGCATGAGCTCCATCATATACCCTCTTGATCACGGCAAAGGGTCGCTCCACGAGTGCTCTGACC encodes:
- a CDS encoding transposase, with amino-acid sequence TVYRDTGYFGVKPQASMDKTMHRSTRGHPLSMKEERRNRAIMRVRALVERPFAVIKRVYDGAHALVTTCARVHVKMLFCCFSYNLPQLLTIHGSSS